The Salvia splendens isolate huo1 unplaced genomic scaffold, SspV2 ctg102, whole genome shotgun sequence genomic interval AATCAGGCGAGACATCCTCAGGGAAAGCCCGATTCCCTCACCCGAGGCTGCTTTTTCCATGATAACAAGAGTTACAAGATACAAGTGGGGGAGAAGCTAGAGCAAGAGGAAGGATAAGCAAGTGAAAagcaaaaacaaagaaaactgCTGCTGAAATGATAGAGGAGAAATGCATAATATGGAGGTTTTATCGAGTAAAGCTATGCTGTAGAGTTTCATGGTTTTAGTTTTTGTTATAATCTAGTGTCACAACGCCTCAAGTTAGATTAtgcttatgtttttttttgcaaCAGACAATCAACTCATTGTGATGGAATGCTTTATTTATGATTATCATTGATTCTATAATCTTTTGAGCCTCTGTATTACTTTTTCCAACAACCACAAGCATTCAAAAGGAAACAACAAAGCCAAACAACATGTATAATATTTTGGAACCTACACCAATTTTTATTATATCCCATAATCATGAAGCTTTTAAACATCTTTTGCACTAAGAGGCCAAATAAGTATTGATTAATGACCAGTATTCAGAGATTTTTAACAACCAAGCAAATATATTTCCAGTCCTATACTAACACAAACAGTTCATATAGTATTTCTGAAGCAGAATGAATGAGGCCGAATCAGTGTGTAATTTAGTTAAACAGCAACCTATGTCACTACTCAACATCATCTAGAATTGCCAAGCTTTGTTCTTGAGGGGGCCTGAGGTTCTTGGGTATCCACCGAAATCACTTTTACGAGGTTTTGCAAGTTCAACGAACACTTGTCTCTCGTCAAACAACTGAAACAATAGAAAGAATAAACAAAGAGACTCTTCATATGTCATTTTTGTCATTGAGCTAAATCAATTGTATGGTATGGAACCTGATAATCCATGCTTTCTAGAGCGAGTAATGCTGCTTCTTGTGAGGTGTATTGGATGAATGCAAATCCTTTTGACTTCTGTCTAACTTCGTCCTTGACAAGTCTTACTGCCAGTGACATAGATAAATCATCATAAACTAATTACTAAAACTTAGTAGAAGAACAAATCCCACCAAATCTACCTTCGGCTATCTGTCCATACTTTGAAAATTCCTTCAGAAGGCGACTTTCACTTGCCGAAAAGGGTAGATCTGCATTCAAGTACAATTAATAACCAAAATAGTTTTAGTAAATTAGTAACAAGAATGAAGGCCAAAAGCTAGTTCTTTTGAAATACATGAAATAGTTTACTTTGCTTGAGCAAAAAAGAAAGTAATGAATACCACTGGGAAgggataaaataagaaaaaaggaGCACCGAGTCTTAACTAGATGGAAAAAAGCCAGAAATTGCAGGTATTTGTTGCTTGTTCTGTCCACTATTAATGAAATTCAAAGGATATAAGGGCACCACAGTCACCCCCTCAGGTATGCAAGTACTTGTATACACTAATGACATTTTGGTAAAATGCCAACTAGTTGAAAATAAGCCTCAAATTGAACACCACCATTTCCTTACAAAAGCTATATAAAGAGAAAGCTCTCCAACATGATAAGGAATTTCTACACCTCTAACATCATAATCCCAAAGATCTTAATTATGTATTCAAAACTTTTGCACTTCTAAGCTGTAACAGAGTTTGTGTCGAAAAGAAATTATTCAAAGCATCATCTATTAGATCATTGAGAAAGTAGTGTCTACATTTTGTAAGACAATCTCCAAATGAACTCATTCTACTGCTTGCAGCCAGCTAGCCAAGATATAGAAGCTAGATTAATAGAATTGTTGTATTAGACCTCCTGAATTTCATTCAAATGTGGCTTATTTTACAAGACAGCCGTGGGAGCATGCCAAGTTACCGAAGTTGCCATTGTCTCCCTATAAGTCTAATTGAACTCAAGCACAGAGCTTACAGTTTGATACATACAACATTTCATATCTGTTGGAAATGAATGagaatttataataataataatgcatATAACAATAAATGGAAGAAAGACGTGAGCTTCAAATTCTGTGTTTACGAGGAAACATCCTTTTAAAATGCTTCCTCTGAAAgacaaaatatacaaataaaaatagtatagtACAACATAATTAAAACATAGAAGCTGAACAAAATTAGTGTAGAACAGAATCGAAATTGAGTCCTTAGAGATGTTATGAGCAAGAGAAGATAAGAATTGAGATAAAATAAGTTGAAAATGATGAAATCAAACGGCGAGGGAACTGAAATGAACTTACTTTTGACGATAATTTTGCTGGCGAGAGGGTAATTCTGACAATAAATCCTCGAGTTTGGGGATTTATTggtgaaagaagaagaagaagcaagaaAAGAAACGGTGTTGGCCATTTCAAGCAGTTTCTCAACCTCAACGGAACACAGCACAAGGTAGTTCCGTGACGATTTAACTTGCGCAGCTTGATCCAAATCGAATAATcaaattttgtttaaaattgATTTCGAAACTAACCAAGAAATCGAGGGAATTGCAGTGAGCAGATTATGCTTTTCATTTCGGACTTCCCAAGTAAAAAGACTATCCGAAAAAGTGTGACCAATTAAGTTGGGTGACAAATCCAAATACAAAGCCCATTATCTATTTCATGCCCCTAGAGCCCACACATCGATAATACTGATTTTAATGCGACATACTGCCTATATTAATATtgaaaatatgaagaaattttaaatttcaaggCTCACTTGTTTGAAATAACCAAAAGCATAGTGTTGTAAGTCCATGTGGCAGACCCATTTGATCGAGATTGGTTGATGAGGGTTTCGCCTTCTGGTTGTTTTCGACAATCGGATCATCTGAAATATGAACGTACACTTTGAGGATCTTGCTAGTTTCCTCCAGAGCAGAAAATCAGTCTTCGGTGAATTGGATTTCATCCAATTACTATTTGGGGTGGGTGCCGCTAGGTGGGGCGTCGTAGATCTAGGGGTGACACCCGACATGTTGGCATACACCAATTGATTTGATCGCCGCAACCGATGAAGATAGTGAAAAaatttagagagaaaataatgaaaaataagaaaataaatggaTAGAAATCCGTTGAGTAATTgatattattttgaatttaaaatatttttctcgatttgaaaagtaattaattaaattttagaaaaaacaAAGCTCACTCGCATACCAACAAGTGTGCTTCACATTGCGATCCAATTGGCCGGGAGTGAGCGCGTGGCAGAATGTCACCCGACTCAACCTCCTCCCCCTTCGTTCCGCCGTAATGTGACGCTTGATATGGAATTCATGCCAATGCGGTGGAGACGGGAGAAAGATTCTAaaacactatttttttttatcttaatcTTATGTTTATCTtgattttattactactataattatAGGTCTAATCTTATATCATCTATACCTTAATTATGTTTATCATAaatgaatcaaaattaaatatttgtattgtGCTAATTTTAGGTGTAAATACTCTTAAGTCTTAACCTCTATAAAAGTGTTGATATGTACACATATAATGACATcagaaaattttataattttcggATGAATACATCTCATTTATATTCTACAAGACAAAAATACATCCCAATAAAACTGGCAACTCTGCTTCTCTCACTACTTGACTATTATTAGTCCTCTACAGTGATCTCCAGTAAAGTTGTAAGCCTTGGTTTTCTATATCTCCTGAGCAGCAGAGATGAACACACAACACTCACAGATGACAGTGCCATGCAAGCGCCGGCGACCCACGGCGGCAGCCTGATTTTCAGAGAGGGAAACAGAAGCCCGGCTGCTACTGGGATCGCAACTACGTTGTACGCCATTGCAAACACGTAATTCACACGAATCCGTTGCAGCGTCTTCCTCGACAGATCTATAGCCGTGATCACGTCTTCCAAGCTGCTTCTCATCAGCACGTAATCCGCTGCCTCTATTGCAATATCCGTCCCTGTTCCTATCGCCATGCCTACATCTGCTGCTGCCAGAGCAGGAGAGTCGTTGATCCCATCACCCACCATCGCTACCAAACTCCCCCCCTTTTGAAGTGACCGCACAGTATCAGCCTTTCCAGCCGGCATCACCTCTGCCTTCACGTCTGTAATCCCCACCTAAAACCCAAACCGTGTCAATCAGTTTTTTCTGTAGAGAAAAAATGCAACGAACGAAGATAACAAACCTCTTTCGCGACAGCTTGAGCAGTTCTCCAGTTATCACCGGTGACCATGACAGGAACGACGCCCATTTTCTTGAGGCCCTCTATCACGACAGCAGCTTCCCTCTTCAATGGATCTGCTATCCCCATAACACCAATTAGATCATCATCATACGCGACAAGTATCCCCGTCTCGGCACTTTCTTCCAAGTCCACCACAAACTTCTCTACGTGCTCCTCGACAGTGATGCCATTTTCAGCCATCAGCTTCCGGTTGCCAACCTTTTAAACGAATATATTCAACCCTCAGACGAATTTCTTCTAAGATGTGCAGAGTCTGAATAAAGAAACTCACCAAAATCTTTTTTCCATCAATAAAGCATTGCACACCATGTCCGGGCAAAGCAGAGAAATCAGTTACTTCAAGAAGCCAATCAAAGGACTTGTTGTTGCTGTGACCATTCTTTGTATCAGAAAGGTCATCGAAGAAATGGAAATGGCGTGCATAATCAAGTATAGCCTTCCCCAATGGGTGTTCGCTGCTAGACTGTaccaaataaaagaaaattaggGACATTTATTTAACTCAAGTTGTCTGTGCGCAGCTCAAATTCTCTAATGTAAAGTTTGGGGTTTTTTTTACCTCAGCTGATGCTACTAAAGTGAGGAAATCACCACGATCCATTCCTGAAAAAACTTTTGCAGTTGTCGCTGTGGCTTTCCCTTGGGTTAATGTTCCCGTCTTATCAAATACGACATACTTGATCTTTTGCGCCCTCTCCAGTGCGTCTCCTCCTTTAATCAGCACACCATTTTTAGCTCCTACTCCCGTTGCTACCATGATTGCAGTTGGGGTAGCCAACCCAAGTGCACATGGGCAAGCAATCACAACAACTGATATTGCAAACATAAgggaaaatacaaaataattgcCATTCTCCGGCAGCCACTCCTTAGGGTAGGCTCCAAGAACCCCAGCAACATACCTGCACATGGAtgtcaaaaaaaatttacttcAACATTACTAATTGCCAACTATATGAGAGAACAAGTTTGCCCATATTAAGCTTACCATCCTAGTAATGTCAATAGTGCCAAAGTTATTACTGACGGCACAAAGATACTCGCAATCTGTATCAGTCACCAATGCCCAATGTGAGGAAAATGATTTATAAGTCAGGACAAGTGGTAAAAATTATCAGTTAAATTTGTAACAAGCACAGGAGTTAAACATGGCACCTCCTTTGGAGGGATCATATATCGATAAAAGAAGCTGCTACTATAGTTTAGGTTTGACTCTCAATGTGATAATCCAACTACAAGTTATCTTTACTGCTTTCATATCCGGCCCTTACATATAAATTATAGGAGACTCTTTTGTCTGTCCAGAACCAGACAAACTGAAAAGTgcttatataaattaatatgaTAAATCAACAAAGATAACTTACAAAATCAGCGAACTTTTGAATGGGAGCTTTAGACATCTGTGCTGCCTCAACCAAGGATATAATTTGGCTTAAAACTGTATTAGATCCCACTTTGTTGGCCTCTATGTGAAGTGAACCATGCAAATTGATAGTACCCCCGATAACTGGCGAATTGATCTCTTTCAGAACCGGAGCAGATTCACCAGTGACCATACTCTCATTCACATAACTTGAACCCCATACTACAGAACCATCAGCGGGTACCTTTGTCCCTGGAAGCACCTTCAATAGGTCCCCAGGCTCAATCAATAAAGCATCAATTTCCCTTTCTCCTACAACTTTTCCACCTGCAATGTTACAAGTCCCGTTTAGCCCAATCAGATATATGAAGATGCATTCCAATATCAGAAATATCATATATGCTGCCCAATTCTTTTAGTGAATAAAAAACAAGTATAATTCAATAGAAACATTGCATACAACAACAAACACCTACCTGTGTCTTTGATAAGCAATGTAGCAGTTGCAGGAGTGAGCTCCACAAGCTTCCTAATAGCATCTGATGTTTTACCCTTGGCCAGACTTTCTAAGTACTTTCCAAGAAGTACAAAAGTTATCAGCATAGCACTTGTTTCAAAGTACCTTGGAGACCAGAACCCAGTTATTGCACCATAGAGCAATGCATATATGGAATAGAAGTATGAAGCAAAAGTTCCCAATGCAATCAGGACATCCATGTTTGTTGAACCATTTCTAAGCGCTCTGCCAGCTGCAACATAGAAGCGCTTGCCAATAATAAATTGAACAACAGATACCAAAACCAACTTCAGCCAATCACCCAATTGGAACGGACCAAAACGCCAAAGTAGTAAAGAATACAATAAAGGTATGCGCGGACAGACAATTCTCATGAAAAGAAGGGGAACCTGAAGCAGGTTGAATAGGagttaaaagaaaaacttttAAGTAAAAAATGTGCAGATACTGAAGGTCATTAAGTGGTTAGGACTGTAACCAAGAAACTAgtttcaattaaacaataaattaatttttataaccACTATTTAAGTTCCGAGTAACAATGTAATACAGCAAGCTTACATTAAGAGGGTGTTTGGCTAAGCTTATCTTGGACAGCCTATAAGATATTTAAAGAGCTTATAAGAAGTAATGTGTTAAGAGCTCAGAGTTTTCAAAGTGCTTGGATAACTGAGCTTATAAGCTAGAGAGAGAAGATTCAAAAGAAATGCAAAGGAAGGTATATGCTGGAAATAACAAACATAGTAGGCTTGTTCATAAGACCATTAAGCAATAAGATGGGTCAAGGAACATATTTTGCTTGGACTTTATAAATATAAGCTGCTAAACAGGTTATAAGCTATTTTAAGAAGTTTATAAGCTCAGCTAAACACCCTCTAATTAGTGAGCCAGCGCATAAGTAATAGTAGATAATTTTCATCCAAGTAATTCTTGGATTAAGATCTCAGACagataaaacaaaaacataagcAGTAATACTGTACACTGAGGCTCAGGCATAACAGAAGTTCTATAGAATACTCACGCTGAGAATAAAGCTAACAGTAAATAGGCGAAACACGTTTGCAGACTCCTCTAGATCCTTAGAAGACATTCTAGCATAAGGGTTCTTGACAAACAATTTAAATTTTCCAGAGCTGTCACTTTCAATCGCATCAACTAATATTCTGGCACCAAGAAGCTCTGGATTAAAATGAATCTCCAAATCTTGTGTTGTTTGGTCAATAGAAAATTGCCTCACACCCTTTAAGTTGCAAAGTATATCATTTAACAACTGTACATCAGTTTCACTTGCAATTCCAGAAATCCCAAGCAAAAGTTTGTCCTGCTCATTACTCTGTACAAATGAAGCTTCAAAACCAGCATCTTCTATTGCAGTGACTATATCTTCTTTGCTAATAAAACTTGGGTCGTATTCAACCTCACCTAGAGAAGTAGCCAAGGCAACTACCGCCTTTTTAACACCTGGTAGATTCCTTAGAATCCCTTCCACAGAGTTTACGCAAGCTGCACATGTCATTCCTCCTATAGTAAACTGACCTATTAAGGTCCGTCGTGGATTCGATTTCATAGCAATTTGATCTGGTAGAATTTCAGCCTCAAAACCAGCATCTTCAATTGCATTTATAATGTCTTCATCCTGAGACAAGAAACAGGATAGAAAGGGCCCAACAGAGCTGTAAAGATGCTTGCAACTGGAAGGCCAACATAACAAGTGCTAAAATGGAAAGAGGATCACAATAAACCGCAAAGAATTGCAGTGGAACCTCATAATAAGAACTGAACGCAAAAACATTACTGAATACTGGAAAAGCACTTGAACAAGAATGTACTATCTGAAGCATTACAAGTAATTATCACTCATTGATTCATTCAGCATTTCAGACGAGTAACATGGAGTCAAGAAGAGATAACCACAATCTTGAAAAAGATCAGTTTGAATCAGCCAATTAGAGTTCAAACAGCTTATGTTTTGATAGCTAGTGTGTTGTAAGTTGTGACTAATTATGGCACACCACTCTCAACTGTAGTAAGCCACTCATTAAATACACCTTCCAAGAAAACAACCACAATTCAACTAATTCACAGCAATAATTAAGCAAAACCCATGATCCAGAACAACTATATCTGAGGAAGCCCAATTGCTATCCAATATACAAACTTGAGTTCAAAACTGATTGCAGAGACAACCACATACAAAGGATTAACACAATTCAAGCAAAGTTGAAAGAGTCAAAGAGACCTGGAGCAGGGACGAATTGAATGAAATGTCAGCCTTGTTCTGCAGCAAGGCGACGGAGGCCGTGACGACGCCGTCGAGGCTCCTCAGCGCCGATTCCACAGAATTCGAGCAGGCTGCACAGGTCATCCCACTCACGCCCACCTGAATCCTGCGCAAGTTGTCAGAATCCCCATCGTCGGAGTCGCCCAACAACCtatcctcctcgccggcgacgTTGGTCAGCTGAAGGTCCATCGTCCCTGGCGCCGTTCGAGAAAGAGTAGCAGCTTCAGATGTCGATTTACTTCCCAATTTATTAAAGAAAGCATGAGAAAGGTGGAGGAAACTGAAATTAACGAAGACTACTGTATTGATTTGGTAAGCTCTTCGAAAATAACTACACAGTTAATTATTTGGCATACTATTCATCAAAGGTTAAGAAGACTATCTAAATAGGTAAATCCaatattcataatttcataCACATTGAATTAAAGATCCAATCTTTACGTTCCCTATCCCGAATTTTCAAAGTCCTGCACTTAAAATCCATTTTCCATTTATAAAGATTGAAGATTTCGATCGTTATCTAAAACCCTTTTCATTTTAGAATGGGATTTTAGATTCAGTTTACCAAGTCATAatctttttcagtttttttgttTTCCAACGAGAGATTATTGGTGCTTTCTTGCAAACAATATTACCATGCCaactttaaatatttatatcaaatGTCACTATATTTGTCTCTGTAGTCTTTGTCGTGGTTTGTTGCGTGTAAGTTGTAAAATATATGTTTCCCCGTATTGTCAATATGCAATCTTTGTAATATTTTACGAAAATTGGTATTCCTAATCCTACTTGTTTGAAGCTAGATATGAGTATGAGTGTGTGGTATATCCTAATCACGTGAAATAATAGGTAAGAGAGATTGATCATATCCTAAACTCGCGACATAATAGGTGATAGATGGTGAATTTGGTCTTCGATTTTTTAGATAAAATAGTATCAAGATATAATATAggaggattgagttgtgagattattttagttggggGTTTAGTTaggactaattatctcatgattatccatttaggattgagttgtgtgATTTAATATCATGAAACAAGCATCTTATATATTTAATCCTTAGgtataatcttgcaaaccaaaCGCTAATAGGATTATTCATATAAAATCATGTATGAATTTAAATTAggttatttgtaattttgtatttATTCATGAATTCTTaatcttttctattttttaatgtgAATATATGAATTTTGGGTTATTATAGATTTTCCACTGAAATCACTTTTTCTTCAAAAACATGACAAATTTGACCATTCATTGGAACGTCATTGTttattaaatactccatccgtccgccattaggaatCTCATTTCATGGcggcatggattttaagaaatgttaagaaaagtggatggaaaaaagttagtggaatatgagtctcacttatatatattaattttaaataaaatgtgagtgaaatgagttagtggaggTTAGGataaatggtaaaagtgaatcgggactcctattcacggacgcactaaaataaaaaaatgggattcctattcgcggacggagggagtatagaaGATGAAAATTACCATATAAATGTACGAACTTTTAtgcgtttttgtttttttataatctATATATGAAATTTAAGTTTTTCTCTAAAATTATATTGTTCAAATTAAAGTTGTATGTGTTCGTCGAAAATATGGCAATTTAGACCAGTCACTAAAACGGCATCGTTTTAATGGAAGAATGTATCTGAGATTGAATTATAATCGGAGCTCGATTAATCTGATGGGGAAACTTGTGTGATTATGATTAGGGTTGAGAGTATAGTCCCTAAATTTCAAAGAACAATACCAgtgtttataaatatataaactaaaTATTTATTGTCAATATGCAATGTTTATACTAATATATTACGAAAATTGTTTGAGAAAACGTATCTATTCGAAGTTAAATGTATAATATCCTAATTTGATGACATAATagatagaataaaaataatttgaggagaaaaaacagaaattcaaaattcatGTATTTAGATTAATAAAATTGGGAAAACATGTATAGAAAATTTGagtatatatagaaaaataacCTTTGACTTCTTAGCTACTAATTTATTGGTTTTGAAAGTTGTTGAGTACCTAACCATTATAGTTTTATCACTCCTTAGTCCACGAAAATAGCGGAAGAAACATATTATATC includes:
- the LOC121788355 gene encoding small RNA-binding protein 11, chloroplastic-like, which encodes MANTVSFLASSSSFTNKSPNSRIYCQNYPLASKIIVKNLPFSASESRLLKEFSKYGQIAEVRLVKDEVRQKSKGFAFIQYTSQEAALLALESMDYQLFDERQVFVELAKPRKSDFGGYPRTSGPLKNKAWQF
- the LOC121788357 gene encoding copper-transporting ATPase RAN1-like, with translation MDLQLTNVAGEEDRLLGDSDDGDSDNLRRIQVGVSGMTCAACSNSVESALRSLDGVVTASVALLQNKADISFNSSLLQDEDIINAIEDAGFEAEILPDQIAMKSNPRRTLIGQFTIGGMTCAACVNSVEGILRNLPGVKKAVVALATSLGEVEYDPSFISKEDIVTAIEDAGFEASFVQSNEQDKLLLGISGIASETDVQLLNDILCNLKGVRQFSIDQTTQDLEIHFNPELLGARILVDAIESDSSGKFKLFVKNPYARMSSKDLEESANVFRLFTVSFILSVPLLFMRIVCPRIPLLYSLLLWRFGPFQLGDWLKLVLVSVVQFIIGKRFYVAAGRALRNGSTNMDVLIALGTFASYFYSIYALLYGAITGFWSPRYFETSAMLITFVLLGKYLESLAKGKTSDAIRKLVELTPATATLLIKDTGGKVVGEREIDALLIEPGDLLKVLPGTKVPADGSVVWGSSYVNESMVTGESAPVLKEINSPVIGGTINLHGSLHIEANKVGSNTVLSQIISLVEAAQMSKAPIQKFADFIASIFVPSVITLALLTLLGWYVAGVLGAYPKEWLPENGNYFVFSLMFAISVVVIACPCALGLATPTAIMVATGVGAKNGVLIKGGDALERAQKIKYVVFDKTGTLTQGKATATTAKVFSGMDRGDFLTLVASAESSSEHPLGKAILDYARHFHFFDDLSDTKNGHSNNKSFDWLLEVTDFSALPGHGVQCFIDGKKILVGNRKLMAENGITVEEHVEKFVVDLEESAETGILVAYDDDLIGVMGIADPLKREAAVVIEGLKKMGVVPVMVTGDNWRTAQAVAKEVGITDVKAEVMPAGKADTVRSLQKGGSLVAMVGDGINDSPALAAADVGMAIGTGTDIAIEAADYVLMRSSLEDVITAIDLSRKTLQRIRVNYVFAMAYNVVAIPVAAGLLFPSLKIRLPPWVAGACMALSSVSVVCSSLLLRRYRKPRLTTLLEITVED